Proteins encoded in a region of the Arvicanthis niloticus isolate mArvNil1 chromosome 16, mArvNil1.pat.X, whole genome shotgun sequence genome:
- the LOC143434581 gene encoding uncharacterized protein LOC143434581, with translation MTDSPPSLKASEKITRRTAVRSTKGDNVSYTSFSKQDHGNSGREAPAAIDPVPSTTAADSGAPDAIDTTFSTSADEESTLVRDLDDKLAHSQEAEVFFDASESIAHSDHCRTIVRAPDVLLAPRMLLLLLMPLIISNTSPWFLMFLLAVVTWMRNPFQQMWHEENGHGPPTNKTDEPVAAAADQYSLKKGSRPTV, from the exons ATGACAGATTCGCCTCCCTCATTAAAAGCTAGTGAGAAAATTACAAGAAGAACAGCAGTGAG GTCTACAAAAGGGGACAATGTCAGCTACACCTCATTTTCCAAG CAGGATCATGGAAATTCTGGACGTGAGGCTCCGGCTGCCATTGATCCAGTTCCTTCCACCACTGCTGCTGACAGTGGGGCTCCCGATGCCATTGATACAACATTTTCCACCTCTGCTGATGAAGAATCCACTCTTGTTCGTGACCTAGATGACAAGCTGGCCCatagtcaggaggctgaggtttTTTTCGATGCTTCAGAGTCAATCGCTCACTCTGACCATTGCAGGACCATTGTCAGagctccagatgttcttctggcaccaaggatgctgctgctgctgctaatgcCCTTGATTATTAGTAACACCAGCCCATGGTTTCTGATGTTCCTCTTAGCGGTGGTTACATGGATGCGAAATCCATTTCAACAAATGTGGCATGAAGAAAATGGCCATGGACCTCCAACTAACAAAACAGATGAACCAG TTGCTGCTGCAGCTGACCAGTACAGCCTTAagaaggggtcaagacccacagtgTAA